TAGCGAGCCATATCTACGCCGCCGAAATCCCAAGGCAAGGCGAAATAGGCTTCGGCGTCTTCCAGAGTTTTCAATAAAGGTTCGACGGTCCAAAGAGTGTTCAGGTTGGCGTCGCGGCGCGTCAGACGAGTCAGATCGCCTTTGGAAGTATGGAGGATATAACGCTCGAAGGAACTCTCGCCCTCGCTCCAGCGCTGAAATTCTTCGTCCCAGGCGCAGGCGTTTTGGGCGGGTTGATCCCAAAGGCAGAGAATATCCGTCTTTTCCGCGATGAATTGCAGCAATTCCCGATAACTGGGTTGGGCTTCATACCAGGGATCGGCGCCAAAGGGCATTAATTCGTAAGTAGAGACGGGAATCCGGTCGATCGGTTCTCGGTTGAAGGTTCTAAGCAGCCGCTCCCGCGATGTCAACTCCATTGTGGATTCTCCGTTATTCTCCCTTTATTATCAACCAAGTTCCGGCGCGGCTCCCCAGGGTTCGATTTGGCGCAGTTTTTTATTTTCCAGCGCTTGATAGCAATCGGGCAGATCGAAGGTTTTCAAAACATCCGGCAATAAGGTGGATAGCGGCCATTTGTAATCCTCCGTTTCAGCGATTTGGGTAAAAGAGACAGGTGCGTTTTTGAAAGTGATTTGAACGACGGATTCGGTAAGCAAAGATGCGAACGCAGCCGGAAGGGCGCCCCACCCCTTGGCGGCGATGTGGATTTCCGAATGCCCGCAGGAATTCAACAACGCGATGACTCGCAATAGGTCATACGTTTTCTGTCCCGTATAGGGATAATCCAGCATGATGGAATGGATGGCGTAGAAATAATCGCAGCCGTAAGGATTGGAAAAATCGGCGCCGCAAGTGTTCGGTTTGGATTCGCCGACGCCCCGCACATCGCAGGAATAGAAAGCCGCCCCCGGTTCCGATTCGATTAACTCGCGGATCAGCGGTTCGTTGTGCAATTCATCGTCGCTGGAGAGATGGGAGACATAGAGCACGGCGCGCTTCGCGTCTCGCGGCGGGCGGGAATATAAGGATTCTTGCGCCAGTCGATAGACTAGAGCGAAAATCCCCGGTTCCGTTTCCACGGCGTAGGTTGCGAAATGCGGCTTGGGATATTGGCGGGAAGGCAAAGCGCGCAGAATCCGGAATTCGGGAACGCCTTGGCTTTGAGGCATTTTCAACGCCGCCGCTACCGCTTGCTTGAGCGCATCGCCGCTGAGCCGAGAGCGTTGCTTCGCCAATTGCTCCGATTTTTCTTTCGTAAAAGAGAATACCGTGCGGGAACCGAGTTCGCAGACCTGGCCGCGCGGCGTACACCAGAGCGTTTCGTCCTTTTCGATGACGAGTTCCGGTTCGCTTTGAGCGGTGGAAACATGCGTCGCATTATTGAACCAGCGATACATGGCTTCCCGCAATTCTTGCGAATAGCCATGATAGGTTGGACCGGCGAATAGGCCGATATTCTCTTCAGCGCTGAGAAGTTTATAAATGCGCCGCAAACGCGCATAGGCCTCCTCCAGCCCGCGAATATCGAAGAAGTCTTTCTCCTTGCCTAGTAGAATGACCGGTTTAGGCGCCATCGCGGCGATGAAATCGGCGT
The window above is part of the Candidatus Omnitrophota bacterium genome. Proteins encoded here:
- a CDS encoding prolyl oligopeptidase family serine peptidase, with amino-acid sequence MNSIHTRRVNRPGMSRRTMIQTSAWSTLGLWGSGWLNPVAGQAAVSSEKGDYAALNRFPRMMQEYFVDRIVRIDEDNKKRISSLQSRTDAEAYIQSVRQKIRECFGPFPEKTPLNPRITGIVDRDAYRIEKVIFESRPNFLVTSNLYIPKGKSFPLPGIVGSCGHSDNGKAAEPYQSFAQGLARLGYVVLIYDPIGQGERLQYPDENLHSRYRPGVGEHIQAGNQQFLVGEFIGSWRAWDGIRALDYLLSREEVDPHHIGVTGNSGGGTMTTWLCGLESRWTMAAPGCFVVTFRRNLENELPADTEQCPPKALALGLDHADFIAAMAPKPVILLGKEKDFFDIRGLEEAYARLRRIYKLLSAEENIGLFAGPTYHGYSQELREAMYRWFNNATHVSTAQSEPELVIEKDETLWCTPRGQVCELGSRTVFSFTKEKSEQLAKQRSRLSGDALKQAVAAALKMPQSQGVPEFRILRALPSRQYPKPHFATYAVETEPGIFALVYRLAQESLYSRPPRDAKRAVLYVSHLSSDDELHNEPLIRELIESEPGAAFYSCDVRGVGESKPNTCGADFSNPYGCDYFYAIHSIMLDYPYTGQKTYDLLRVIALLNSCGHSEIHIAAKGWGALPAAFASLLTESVVQITFKNAPVSFTQIAETEDYKWPLSTLLPDVLKTFDLPDCYQALENKKLRQIEPWGAAPELG